One region of Cheilinus undulatus linkage group 4, ASM1832078v1, whole genome shotgun sequence genomic DNA includes:
- the LOC121507936 gene encoding microsomal triglyceride transfer protein large subunit, whose product MFTLFVLLLCAASSISTKGAAAAGPRLNNDQLYKFSYTTEVLVDRARSKEGSAGYKISSDVEVNLVWRDPSSEDDQLIQLAISNVRIEPVSHRSQKKNVLHGSSTESVLGKTKLEALTKPFFVHLRNGKTKAFYSYRAEPATIKNLKRGLASLMQVQLNSGKVIENDVSGRCTVEYKAAKGQVMRTKILGTCKTPETGFTTHSQVLGVSRKSSSVTTFTLEDGFIHSVSAEEMHTLGVNARRSTAAKVISRQTLTLVGVEAGPLEAAGKEVTDVVKSIDPKLAALGIIAEKVKSQCKGCPSLFEHWQAQQKQLEPASLSKATAPRSFLALIQSIRKASKDEILKVLKSASKTSLPQVVDSVTSAQTVASLDAMLEFLNFTDAKGLVLQERFLYACGFASHPNERMLQALLDISKGKISSTDIKESVVIIMGALVHKLCQKGGCNLPVVEQVKKLILGGPDSTQVESEVQMYLLALKNSMLPEAIPIFTKYAESEVGAYSTIALTALQRYDVSLMTEEVKQTVNRVYHQNRRIYEKNVRAAAADVILSSNPSYTEVKNLLLSIGNLPHEMNKYMLSKIQDILRFELPASKVIRQAMKDMISRNYDRFSKVGSSSAYSGFMAQSVDVTSTYSLDILYSGSGILRRSNMNIYGASEGAMLHGLQVAIEAQGLESLIAATPDEGEEDLESFAGMSALLFDVQLRPVTFFKGYSDLMSKMFSMTGDPMNVVKGLILLTDHSEVIQLQSGLKAGAEFQGGLAIDISGGMEISLWYRESKTSVNNRGALVVTGNITVDMDFARAGVEVSFETEASLDFITTVQFSEYPFLVCMQMDKTTFPVSEYLTKYESLPSGKSIVSHKSKKLIVPGSEFPLHQENSNMCKKVFDSSW is encoded by the exons ATGTTCACACTGTTTGTGCTCCTGCTTTGTGCGGCCTCATCTATCTCTACCAAAG gtgctgctgctgctggaccCCGACTGAACAACGACCAGCTGTACAAATTCAGCTACACCACAGAGGTGCTGGTGGACAGAGCTAGGTCAAAAGAGGGCAGCGctggctacaagatctcaagtGATGTAGAAGTCAACCTTGTGTGGAGAGATCCCAGCAGTGAAGACGATCAACTCATTCAACTAGCA ATTTCAAATGTGAGGATCGAGCCGGTGTCCCATCGATCACAGAAGAAGAACGTCCTCCATGGATCCTCGACAGAAAGTGTTTTAGGGAAGACCAAGCTAGAAGCCCTGACAAAACCATTCTTTGTCCATCTGAGAAATGGAAAG ACAAAAGCATTTTATTCCTACCGGGCCGAACCTGCAACCATCAAAAACCTTAAAAGAGGCCTGGCCAGTTTGATGCAAGTACAGCTCAACAGTGGGAAGGTTATTGAG AATGATGTGTCAGGAAGATGCACAGTTGAGTATAAGGCAGCCAAAGGTCAAGTGATGAGAACCAAGATCCTGGGGACATGCAAGACCCCAGAGACTGGATTCACCACTCACAGTCAG gtcCTAGGTGTGAGCAGGAAGTCCAGTTCAGTTACAACATTCACACTTGAAGATGGTTTCATCCACTCAGTCTCTGCTGAAGAAATGCACACATTAGGTGTGAACGCCCGCAGATCTACTGCAGCTAAAGTCATATCCAG GCAAACCCTTACATTGGTAGGCGTTGAGGCTGGACCACTGGAGGCTGCAGGAAAAGAGGTGACTGATGTTGTCAAGTCAATCGATCCTAAACTGGCAGCTCTGGGTATCATTGCAGAGAAGGTCAAATCACAGTGCAAAGGCTGTCCATCA CTTTTTGAACATTGGCAGGCTCAACAGAAGCAGCTGGAGCCGGCGAGCCTGTCCAAAGCCACGGCTCCTCGTAGCTTCCTGGCCCTCATCCAAAGCATTAGGAAGGCGTCCAAGGACGAGATCCTCAAAGTGCTGAAGAGTGCCAGCAAGACCTCTCT ACCTCAGGTGGTGGATTCAGTGACCTCCGCGCAGACTGTTGCATCTTTGGATGCCATGCTAGAGTTTCTTAACTTTACTGATGCCAAAGGTTTAGTTCTGCAGGAGAGGTTCCTCTATGCATGTGGCTTTGCTTCACATCCTAATGAAAGGATGCTCCAAGCTCTGCTG GATATTTCAAAAGGAAAGATCAGCAGCACTGACATCAAAGAGTCAGTGGTGATCATCATGGGAGCTCTGGTTCATAAGCTGTGTCAGAAAGGAGGATGCAATCTACCG GTAGTAGAGCAGGTAAAGAAGCTGATATTAGGAGGTCCTGACAGCACCCAGGTGGAGTCTGAGGTCCAGATGTATCTTCTGGCTCTGAAGAACTCCATGCTTCCTGAAGCAATACCCATCTTTACTAAATATGCCGAGTCAGAGGTGGGAGCTTACAGCACAATCGCCCTCACTGCCCTGCAGAGATACGATGTCAGTCTCATGACAGAAGAG GTTAAGCAGACAGTTAACAGGGTTTATCACCAGAATCGACGCATTTATGAGAAAAACGtgagagctgcagctgctgatgTTATCCTGAGCAGCAACCCTTCATACACTGAAGTCAAGAATCTGCTTTTGTCTATTGGCAACCTGCCTCATGAAATGAACAAGTACATGCTGTCTAAGATCCAGGACATCCTCCGTTTTGAGTTGCCTGCAAG CAAAGTTATAAGGCAAGCTATGAAGGACATGATCTCCCGTAACTATGACCGTTTTTCAAAGGTGGGATCTTCATCTGCATACTCAGGATTCATGGCAC AGTCTGTTGATGTGACCTCCACATACAGTTTGGACATCCTGTATTCAGGCTCTGGGATCCTGCGGAGAAGCAATATGAATATTTATGGTGCTAGTGAAGGAGCGATGCTACATGGACTACAG GTTGCCATTGAGGCGCAGGGTCTGGAGTCCCTGATTGCTGCCACACCTGATGAGGGCGAGGAGGACTTGGAGTCATTTGCTGGCATGTCTGCTCTACTATTTGATGTCCAGCTTCGGCCCGTCACCTTCTTCAAGGGTTACAGTGACCTCATGTCCAAAATGTTCTCCATGACTGGAGACCCCATGAATGTAGTGAAGGGTCTCATCCTACTGACTGATCACTCTGAG GTGATCCAGCTGCAGTCTGGTCTGAAGGCAGGTGCAGAGTTCCAGGGAGGGTTGGCCATTGACATCTCCGGAGGCATGGAGATCAGTCTGTGGTACAGAGAGTCCAAGACCAGTGTCAACAACAG GGGCGCATTAGTGGTCACTGGCAACATAACAGTGGATATGGACTTTGCGAGGGCAGGTGTGGAGGTCAGCTTTGAAACAGAAGCATCATTGGACTTCATCACCACTGTCCAGTTTTCTGAATACCCCTTCCTGGTTTGCATGCAGATGGATAAAACTACCTTCCCTGTCAG TGAGTACCTCACCAAGTATGAAAGCTTGCCATCAGGGAAGAGCATTGTGTCGCATAAGAGCAAGAAGCTAATTGTTCCAGGCTCTGAATTCCCTCTCCACCAGGAGAACTCAAATATGTGCAAGAAAGTTTTTGACTCTAGCTGGTAA